A single genomic interval of Asterias amurensis chromosome 1, ASM3211899v1 harbors:
- the LOC139934886 gene encoding WD repeat-containing protein 81-like — protein MAVPVPSTLETILGELKLESSQVQEVPGSIVAVVHNDWLHYLFKNGVVPTAKQLNVPHACWEKLPGRPAHGRVESPWKRVEIEIISKPTSGKIIVPKINPKWLMKGDLGFMEFMQCLAKQNYLNQWERMYQKHATLLTTNRNAQQIKQDSSMELEESLKALFNCPIFKTCQRDRPQELDKTTTSGLQTTQVNYQQHQEHPNMVPVVCIISSAKSLFIIRNCVEHTLQDCITFSPAMLGNSYAKPLFVIYQILKAFDFCHRQGVPCGEITLRDFSMDKNLWVQFRGPKWNDLIQRNCCEESKITNDISSSEGGSTERLSAMETPANANDPIQTLPELVLSWVKGELSNFDYLMTLNSLAGRHASNPNHYPVLPWVMDFTRPDGGYRDLSKSKYRLTKGDHQLDFMYESSLNQSSSPTDTALQNPHHISDVLSEITYYVYTARRTPKSVLCAHVRSTWVPNEYPSSIQRLQEWTPDECIPEFFTDPKIFQSIHEDLLDLEVPTWSSGPEDFIAKHRAILESDYVSDRLHRWIDLTFGFKLSGGAAIRAKNVCLHLVDQHTHPTSHGAVQLFNVPHPRRLIPSPYLSPSPPTIIRKQPRVDGSVTGRTADIEIVQPEVITVSNEQTMRASEFTTGVVAAKEATPEIIVTSGQSDGTGGSSTATDGSTCSSSSGMEIVSETNLEVSIDTIDTINSIVSSGSNGSKAIDMPSQPPSVQPLMAQTADESSLLKNPIKKLPFFRSKADTLIETKPLIQRPEQMRISLPDDYEPLAALNQLESLYSFSSKALQGLPANRGERTPADCSIHLLGQDMHVMGCLIVEMFLAPKLRMLHQNVPLLERWKILRRVFDTDWLDLPRPVRQVTRLLLEMDTKPNLGDITDHLYRQPAMGLPHPTANMLLQPAAEVIYFPGYMPNVYKLLSDLQTASSGSAGKMDLKKQSVAKIHHVSRHLPKIVRQLTAEGRELLFPYLLELFESVDTALYACLLLLTKVAQFIGPQQATRKLLPCLSQVYDSEFTSPNFMLLFHQSFLAKLIVWFGLRPFLSNIIAFVVDAVTGLKECPEFRPAVDDPISIIADDKKVRPTSMDVGPLDLINLDGEVDLQVTNDVDIALDQGDGESESLSSDEDIPSSSSRKDSESTDTSSLGPTAQTENQEDTHPDDSKSEKPSEESGISQVSNEVSDGQRTSELSSEETKKSRMPTDALLSNNSDGSHEEMVPKSDGAIPADIPTDNSDSTLDLDAIVTDAVKKTAEPDPSVAETDLSIEEPSEDPIQEYLMSSLTKGRLTSLGNLPPGSRLMDVAVDSVTWLSRRLGPALTVTHLTKRLLKALKTCFMGGHLLSYFDLDSDSDSSDDEYGVYIERRTVLGDSNAKAVLGCLTDVAVLYGEEFIFKRYLTYIKETVCSVRRKINLKAEANLVSCIVLLRHLIPFITDSQLMDKLTFIFRKILQPLVNVVQSCQLSFPSGAQGRAVICYKLVDVMTTIGLRIGREMAREHMTGTLQHFFVCFELVHGDRSPGAKPSPDMERRYNQFSHSTDSEDMYCEIKVDSQTNQYKIGTPTKLENLHGEMARSPNAFSSRISDNLHVDVLEDGHNVDPEIMKELRETFSPEMANTAYIPLCRLTGSIHMERILYNHDLIWKLSSQHEKALADQRAAAVSTSAEVGDQGEAVQRQTSWFVDIGALDNTEDLLDPGNVNQNPNAQVIGNRIDIATYSSDSDSDEEDASQNVARSTNVFKSKRQNPSLLMGKSKRQLKGEWLSYWENFCDNAESSSLTYNQIKLQTFVGHTGGIKALYGMDNENSFMSASKDKTVKLWSLRNQGDGSGKSSCRYTYSHHKKGVFSVTFLESQRLVASCDGNVHLWDPFTGAQVHRYDLAKFVPSLLVKMPSPSPVLVVAMADTSVRLIDTRSSIVQQELKVASGTLGLIRCLAVSPGSSTLGVGLSSGVLSMVDLSSGLLLGGWRAHDGEVMQIKACSGNRFLTSSVDHTIALWREDGTKACTFRGASEPVHCMSVCDGQIVSATTSNRIGIHTTLDQQASFSSHRVRSDLVKGMVTTLDVMPLNRLFLVGSDTGLVTLLA, from the exons ATGGCCGTTCCCGTCCCATCCACCTTGGAGACCATTTTGGGGGAGCTGAAGTTAGAGTCATCTCAAGTTCAAGAAGTTCCGGGTTCCATTGTTGCAGTG GTTCACAATGACTGGCTGCATTACCTCTTTAAAAATGGAGTGGTCCCCACAGCAAAACAGCTGAATGTGCCACATGCCTGCTGGGAGAAACTACCTGGGAGACCGGCTCATGGGAGGGTGGAAAGCCCTTGGAAGAGAGTGGAAATAGAAATTATTTCCAAACCAACATCAGGGAAGATAAT agtgcctaagataaatcctaagtGGTTGATGAAAGGAGACCTGGGATTCATGGAATTCATGCAGTGCCTGGCTAAACAGAACTACCTCAACCAATGGGAGCGGATGTACCAAAAGCACGCTACTCTCCTAACGACCAATAGAAATGCTCAACAGATAAAACAG gaTTCAAGCATGGAACTGGAGGAATCGTTAAAGGCACTTTTCAACTGCCCTATCTTCAAAACTTGCCAAAGGGACAGACCTCAAGAATTGGACAAAACAACAACCAGTGGGTTGCAGACAACCCAAGTCAATTATCAGCAGCATCAGGAGCATCCGAATATGGTCCCCGTTGTGTGCATTATCAGCAGTGCTAAATCTCTTTTTATTATCAGAAATTGTGTCGAGCACACTCTTCAAGACTGTATAACCTTCAGTCCAGCAATGCTTGGGAACTCTTACGCTAAGCCTTTGTTCGTCATCTACCAAATCTTGAAAGCATTTGACTTTTGTCATCGGCAAGGTGTACCATGCGGCGAGATTACTCTCAGAGACTTCTCAATGGACAAAAATCTCTGGGTGCAGTTTCGAGGTCCCAAATGGAACGACTTAATTCAGAGAAACTGTTGCGAGGAAAGCAAGATCACGAATGACATTTCCAGCTCTGAAGGTGGATCCACTGAAAGACTGAGTGCAATGGAAAcacctgcaaatgcaaatgatCCTATCCAGACCCTACCTGAGCTGGTCCTCAGCTGGGTCAAAGGTGAACTCTCCAACTTTGACTATCTCATGACTTTGAACTCCCTCGCAGGTCGTCATGCTAGTAACCCAAACCACTACCCAGTACTTCCGTGGGTCATGGACTTCACCCGCCCAGACGGTGGCTACCGTGACCTCTCCAAGTCCAAGTACAGGCTCACCAAAGGTGACCACCAGTTGGATTTCATGTATGAGTCCTCGTTGAACCAGTCCTCCTCCCCGACAGACACCGCCCTTCAGAATCCTCATCACATCTCAGATGTCCTCTCGGAGATAACGTACTACGTCTACACAGCAAGGCGGACGCCCAAGTCAGTACTGTGCGCCCATGTGCGATCCACGTGGGTTCCGAACGAGTACCCGTCAAGCATCCAGAGACTCCAAGAGTGGACGCCCGATGAGTGTATCCCAGAGTTCTTCACCGATCCTAAGATCTTTCAGTCTATTCATGAAGACCTACTGGATCTTGAAGTACCAACGTGGTCCTCTGGACCTGAGGACTTTATTGCCAAACACAGGGCCATATTGGAAAGTGATTATGTGTCTGATAGACTTCACCGATGGATTGATTTGACATTCGGGTTCAAG TTGTCTGGTGGAGCTGCTATCCGGGCCAAGAACGTCTGTCTTCACTTGGTGGATCAGCACACACACCCGACGAGTCACGGTGCTGTACAGCTCTTCAACGTCCCCCACCCCCGCAGACTCATTCCATCACCCTATCTGTCACCATCCCCACCCACAATCATCCGCAAGCAACCAAGAGTAGATGGAAGTGTAACCGGCAGAACTGCTGACATCGAG ATTGTACAACCTGAGGTCATCACAGTTAGCAATGAGCAAACAATGAGGGCATCAGAGTTCACTACTGGTGTTGTTGCTGCGAAAGAAGCCACTCCAGAAATCATTGTGACGTCGGGGCAGTCAGATGGGACTGGAGGATCCTCAACAGCCACAGatggaagtacatgtagtagtagCTCCGGCATGGAG ATAGTTTCCGAAACCAATCTAGAAGTATCCATTGACACCATCGACACTATTAACAGCATCGTCAGTAGTGGTAGTAATGGTAGTAAAGCTATAGACATGCCATCCCAACCACCATCAGTACAGCCTCTCATGGCACAGACGGCCGACGAATCGTCTCTTCTTAAGAACCCCATCAAGAAACTGCCATTTTTTAG ATCCAAGGCAGATACCCTGATCGAGACTAAACCATTGATCCAGAGACCTGAGCAGATGAGAATCAGTCTACCAGATGACTACGAGCCTCTAGCCGCTCTCAACCAACTAGAGTCTCTCTATTCGTTCTCTTCAAAGGCTCTGCAAGGCTTACCAGCCAATAGAGGAGAG CGAACCCCGGCAGATTGTTCGATTCATCTCCTTGGGCAGGACATGCACGTGATGGGTTGCCTCATCGTTGAGATGTTCCTCGCTCCTAAGCTAAGGATGTTACATCAAAACGTACCACTCTTGGAGAGATGGAAGATACTCAGGAGAGTTTTTGATACGGATTGGCTGGATCTTCCAAG GCCAGTACGCCAGGTCACCCGATTACTGCTGGAGATGGACACTAAACCAAACCTTGGGGACATAACGGATCATCTCTATCGACAACCAGCCATGGGTCTACCGCATCCTACAGCGAATATGCTTCTCCAACCCGCAGCTGAAGTTATCTACTTTCCTGGTTACATGCCCAATGTATATAAATTACTAAGCGATCTCCAAACTGCCAGTTCGGGCAGCGCTGGTAAGATGGACCTGAAGAAACAGAGTGTCGCAAAAATACACCACGTCTCCCGCCATCTACCCAAGATCGTTCGTCAGTTGACTGCGGAAGGTCGGGAGCTGCTGTTTCCCTACCTGCTGGAGCTGTTCGAGTCTGTAGACACCGCCCTCTATGCGTGTCTCCTGTTGCTTACAAAGGTCGCTCAGTTTATCGGACCACAGCAGGCCACGCGAAAGCTCTTGCCTTGTTTGTCGCAAGTCTATGACTCCGAGTTCACTTCACCAAACTTCATGCTGCTTTTTCATCAGTCCTTCCTGGCGAAGCTCATTGTGTGGTTTGGGCTCAGGCCATTCCTCTCCAATATCATTGCCTTTGTAGTAGATGCTGTCACTGGCCTAAAAGAGTGTCCAGAATTCAGGCCTGCAGTTGACGACCCGATATCCATCATTGCAGACGACAAAAAAGTAAGACCCACATCCATGGACGTTGGACCACTGGATCTAATAAACCTTGATGGTGAAGTTGATCTTCAAGTCACTAATGATGTTGACATTGCTCTTGATCAAGGGGACGGAGAATCAGAGAGCTTAAGTAGCGACGAAGACATCCCATCATCATCAAGCAGGAAAGACTCTGAGAGCACAGATACAAGTAGTCTTGGCCCAACAGCTCAAACGGAAAATCAAGAAGACACTCACCCTGATGATAGTAAGTCGGAAAAACCATCTGAGGAAAGTGGTATCAGCCAAGTATCGAATGAAGTTTCAGATGGACAAAGAACATCTGAATTGTCATCAGAAGAGACCAAAAAATCTAGAATGCCAACAGATGCCTTATTATCGAACAACTCTGATGGATCTCACGAAGAGATGGTCCCTAAGTCTGATGGTGCCATTCCTGCGGATATTCCTACAGACAACTCAGACAGTACTCTCGATCTGGACGCCATTGTGACCGACGCAGTGAAAAAAACAGCTGAACCCGACCCGTCAGTTGCAGAAACGGACCTTTCCATAGAGGAGCCATCAGAGGACCCGATACAGGAGTATCTCATGTCGAGTCTCACCAAGGGTCGTCTGACTTCCCTGGGGAATCTGCCTCCTGGATCCCGCCTGATGGACGTGGCTGTGGACAGCGTGACGTGGCTGAGTCGTCGCCTTGGACCtgctctgactgtcactcaccTTACCAAGAGGCTTCTGAAGGCGCTCAAGACCTGCTTCATGGGAGGACATCTTCTCTCCTACTTTGATCTGGATAGCGACAGTGACAGTAGTGATG ATGAGTATGGTGTGTACATTGAACGACGAACTGTTCTTGGTGACAGCAATGCAAAAGCTGTATTGGGATGTCTGACAGATGTAGCAGTACTTTATGGAGAGGAGTTCATCTTCAAACGTTACCTTACTTACATCAAAGAAACC GTTTGTTCTGTGAGGCGTAAGATTAATCTGAAAGCAGAAGCCAACCTGGTTTCCTGCATCGTGCTATTAAGACATCTGATTCCATTCATCACAGACTCACAGCTCATGGATAAACTTACA TTTATTTTCAGGAAAATCCTTCAGCCTTTGGTCAACGTCGTCCAATCCTGCCAGCTGAGCTTTCCTAGCGGCGCTCAAGGGAGGGCAGTCATCTGCTACAAGCTGGTAGACGTCATGACGACCATCGGCTTGCGCATTGGCCGGGAGATGGCACGGGAGCATATGACCGGGACCCTGCAGCATTTCTTTGTCTGTTTTGAATTGGTACATGGCGACAGAAGTCCAGGTGCTAAGCCAAGTCCTG ACATGGAGCGGCGTTACAATCAGTTTTCCCATAGTACAGACAGTGAGGATATGTACTGTGAGATTAAGGTGGATTCTCAGACCAACCAGTACAAGATAGGAACCCCTACTAAGCTGGAGAACCTCCATGGAGAAATGGCCAGATCACCAAACGCGTTTTCATCTCGGATTTCAG ATAATCTGCATGTGGATGTGCTGGAGGATGGACACAATGTAGATCCTGAGATCATGAAAGAATTAAGAGAAACTTTTAGTCCTGAGATGGCCAATACAGCTTACATTCCACTCTGTCGACTCACTGGAAG TATTCACATGGAGCGAATCCTTTACAATCATGACCTCATTTGGAAATTATCCAGTCAGCACGAGAAAGCCCTTGCAGATCAGAGGGCGGCTGCTGTTTCCACCAGCGCCGAGGTCGGAGATCAAG GTGAAGCCGTGCAGAGGCAAACCTCCTGGTTTGTGGACATCGGTGCACTAG ACAACACAGAAGATCTTTTAGACCCTGGAAACGTTAACCAGAACCCCAATGCACAGGTCATCGGTAATCGGATTGACATCGCCACCTACAGCAGTGATTCGGACAGTGATGAGGAAGATGCCAGTCAAAATGTGGCCCGATCAACCAACGTGTTCAAGAGTAAGCGCCAGAATCCAAG CTTACTGATGGGAAAAAGTAAACGGCAGCTCAAAGGAGAATGGCTGTCTTACTGGGAGAACTTCTGTG ACAACGCTGAAAGTTCCTCTCTGACCTACAACCAAATTAAACTGCAGACTTTTGTTG GTCATACTGGAGGCATCAAGGCCTTGTATGGCATGGATAATGAGAACTCCTTCATGAGTGCCAGCAAGGACAAGACGGTCAAACTCTGGTCTCTACGAAACCAAGGCGATGGGTCAGGGAAATCGTCTTGCCGCTACACCTACTCACATCACAAGAAAGGTGTCTTCTCTGTCACCTTTCTAGAGTCGCAAAGGCTTGTTGCTTCTTGTGATGGAAATGTACAT CTGTGGGACCCGTTCACTGGTGCCCAGGTTCACCGCTACGATCTTGCCAAGTTTGTGCCGAGCCTTCTAGTCAAGATGCCGTCACCAAGCCCAGTGCTAGTGGTTGCCATGGCAGACACCAGTGTAAGGCTTATTGACACTCGCAGTAGCATCGTACAACAAGAGCTCAAAGTGGCCTCTGGAACCCTGG